One genomic region from Spirulina subsalsa PCC 9445 encodes:
- a CDS encoding ATP-binding protein has translation MKTELNVPSDLKFLAVVERWLLDCLQIELGDSVEWPRQSNRLRLALVEAYSNVVRHAHRDKPDLPVLLRLELDERDVALEIWDHGNGFDLSTYLPPNPDDKQEGGYGWLIMNRLMDKVEYRLQVNGRNCLKLETSLPEVKPTEV, from the coding sequence ATGAAAACAGAGCTAAATGTACCAAGTGATCTCAAGTTTTTAGCCGTAGTTGAGCGTTGGTTGCTTGACTGTCTACAAATTGAACTCGGCGACTCCGTGGAGTGGCCACGCCAGTCTAATCGTTTACGATTAGCCTTGGTGGAGGCTTATTCCAACGTCGTGCGTCATGCCCATCGAGACAAGCCGGATCTCCCGGTATTACTACGCTTAGAGCTAGATGAGCGAGATGTGGCCCTGGAAATTTGGGATCATGGCAATGGTTTTGACCTGTCCACTTATTTACCACCGAATCCTGATGATAAGCAGGAGGGGGGGTATGGCTGGCTCATTATGAACCGTTTAATGGATAAGGTGGAATACCGCCTACAAGTGAATGGTCGCAATTGTTTGAAGTTGGAAACCAGTTTACCGGAGGTTAAGCCAACTGAGGTTTAA